From Tautonia marina, one genomic window encodes:
- a CDS encoding sialidase family protein: protein MLILTLAAGLAVLAAAPPQTEAPADGSLTIRRIFGPEIETGPYKHPACMDELANGDLYLVYYGGAGEYATDTAVYGSRLAKGTDAWTFPEVIAKDPLRSAGNGVIWQAPDGLVWLFYVVRFGDTWSSSRIQFKVSRDGAQTWSDASILATEAGMMVRNRPIVLDDGSYLLPAYFETGEDTESVGPDTCSVFYRFDPADPFAGWQELGRIRSARGNLQPAPVQLPDGRIVAYCRRGGDYGPTTDGYIIRAESDDRGQTWTEGLNSAFPNPNAAVDLLKLQSGNLLLVYNDSMTRRTPLAVALSTDHDASYPHRRILADGDRDYGYPIAFQARDGRIHVVFTSDRRSVVNHAIFDESWVLGQEQ, encoded by the coding sequence ATGTTGATCCTCACGCTCGCCGCCGGCCTCGCCGTGCTCGCCGCTGCCCCTCCCCAGACCGAAGCCCCGGCCGATGGATCGCTCACGATCCGCCGCATCTTCGGACCGGAAATCGAGACCGGCCCTTACAAGCATCCCGCCTGCATGGACGAGCTGGCCAATGGCGACCTGTACCTCGTCTACTACGGCGGCGCGGGCGAGTACGCGACGGATACGGCCGTCTACGGATCTCGCCTGGCCAAAGGGACCGACGCCTGGACCTTCCCCGAGGTCATCGCCAAGGACCCCCTCCGATCGGCCGGCAACGGCGTGATCTGGCAGGCTCCCGACGGCCTCGTCTGGCTCTTTTACGTTGTCCGGTTCGGCGACACCTGGTCCAGCTCCCGCATCCAGTTCAAGGTGTCCCGAGACGGCGCACAGACCTGGTCCGACGCCTCAATCCTCGCCACCGAGGCCGGCATGATGGTCCGCAACCGGCCGATCGTTCTCGACGACGGCTCGTACCTCTTGCCCGCCTACTTCGAGACGGGCGAGGACACCGAATCGGTCGGCCCCGACACCTGCTCGGTCTTCTACCGCTTCGACCCGGCCGACCCCTTCGCCGGCTGGCAGGAGCTGGGCCGCATCCGGTCGGCCCGCGGGAACCTGCAACCCGCCCCCGTGCAACTGCCCGACGGCCGGATCGTCGCCTACTGCCGACGCGGCGGCGACTACGGACCCACCACCGACGGCTACATCATCCGCGCCGAGTCGGACGACCGTGGCCAGACCTGGACCGAAGGGCTGAACTCCGCCTTCCCGAACCCCAACGCCGCCGTCGACCTGTTGAAGCTTCAGAGCGGCAACCTCTTGCTCGTCTACAATGACAGCATGACCCGCCGCACCCCACTGGCCGTCGCCCTCTCGACCGACCACGACGCCTCATACCCCCACCGCCGCATCCTGGCCGATGGCGACCGCGACTACGGCTACCCGATCGCCTTCCAGGCCCGCGACGGTCGCATCCACGTCGTCTTCACCTCCGACCGCCGCTCCGTCGTCAATCACGCCATCTTTGATGAATCCTGGGTTCTCGGTCAGGAGCAATGA